The sequence below is a genomic window from Nitrosomonas sp..
AATCACAATTACCCGTCCCGACGATTGCCACTTGCATCTGCGCGATAATGAGCAGATGCACGCCGTTCTACCCTATTCCGCCAGACAATTTGCACGCGCCATAGTCATGCCCAATTTAAAACCCCCTGTCGTAACTACCGACATGGCACTGGCATACCGGCAACGCATTTTGGCAGCACTACCGGAAAACCTCAAAAATAGTTTTGCACCATTAATGACCCTTTATCTGACAGACAATACCAAACCGGAAGAAGTCATTCGTGCAAAAAAAAGTGGCGTGATTCACGGTGTAAAACTGTACCCTGCTGGCGCAACAACAAATTCCGATGATGGCGTGACCGACATTGCAAGCTGCTATGCCACGTTGGAAACACTTGAAAAAATCAATTTGCCATTATTAGTGCATGGCGAAGTCACGGATCCCGCTGTTGATATATTTGATCGTGAAAAAGCGTTTATTGACAGGGTATTAGCGCAACTTGCGCAACGTTTTACAAATTTGCGCATTGTATTTGAACATATCACGACCCAGGATGCCGTTGATTTTGTTTCGACCACTTCTGATAACATTGCAGCCACCATCACCGCGCATCACTTGCGCTATAATCGCAACGCCATTTTCCAGAATGGCATCCGCCCACATTATTATTGCCTGCCCATTCTAAAAAGTGAGCTGCACCGTCAGGCACTCATCAAAGCTGCCACCAGCGGCAATAAAAAATTTTTTCTTGGGACTGACAGCGCACCGCATGCACACAGTATGAAAGAAACTGATTGCGGATGTGCGGGCATTTTCACCGCCCATGCCGCCATCGAATTGTATGCAGAAGCTTTTGAGCGCACCAATGCCCTGGACAAATTGGAAGCATTCGCGAGTTTTAATGGCGCCGATTTTTACAACTTACCCCGCAACACATCATTGATCACACTGAAAAAAGAAAACTGGAAAATTCCTGGAAGAATTAAGTTTGCCAACGATACGTTAGTTCCGCTGTGCGCAAACGACACACTCGAATGGAAATTGATTTGAAAATTATAAAATACTCTTTTTACGAACAAAAAAACTAGAAAAAATCAATCGATCCTGCTTCTTGTTGCTCAACGATATGGCCACTTTCCAGGAGATCTTCATGGAAATGCATCTGGTTCTTTCCATGAGCTTTCGCATAATAAAGCGCTTTATCAGCACG
It includes:
- the pyrC gene encoding dihydroorotase; translation: MKTLIASETITITRPDDCHLHLRDNEQMHAVLPYSARQFARAIVMPNLKPPVVTTDMALAYRQRILAALPENLKNSFAPLMTLYLTDNTKPEEVIRAKKSGVIHGVKLYPAGATTNSDDGVTDIASCYATLETLEKINLPLLVHGEVTDPAVDIFDREKAFIDRVLAQLAQRFTNLRIVFEHITTQDAVDFVSTTSDNIAATITAHHLRYNRNAIFQNGIRPHYYCLPILKSELHRQALIKAATSGNKKFFLGTDSAPHAHSMKETDCGCAGIFTAHAAIELYAEAFERTNALDKLEAFASFNGADFYNLPRNTSLITLKKENWKIPGRIKFANDTLVPLCANDTLEWKLI